From one Meiothermus cerbereus DSM 11376 genomic stretch:
- the mltG gene encoding endolytic transglycosylase MltG → MENSEKPTLSTTEASREQNKSPTRWILRGVLFMFVLVAAVLGYALYLMGPTGITAEVRIPKGSGAAAVGRILEQAGLVRSGYMFALYLRFSGQDKELRPGYYKLEGKGLRAIALAITDESRPLTVRITFPEGWRAVDMAQRLSENNLDGPRFLELVNNPPPELRPAEARGPTLEGYLFPATYDFPLDYTAEDVIRTMTRRMQQEFSPAAQARLRELGLESIHDWVTLASIVQAEAANSSEKPVIAGVFLNRLEIGMPLQADPTVAYGLGKRLPELDRRAGDFEKDTPYNTYTRRGLPPGAIGNPGAEALRAVLNPTRTNEKGQKYLYFLHAQGRLFLNVDFEGHLRDTARYYR, encoded by the coding sequence ATGGAAAATTCTGAAAAGCCCACACTGTCCACTACAGAGGCATCCCGGGAACAGAACAAATCGCCCACCCGCTGGATTTTGCGGGGGGTGCTGTTCATGTTTGTGCTGGTGGCAGCGGTCTTGGGTTATGCCCTCTATTTGATGGGCCCCACCGGTATCACGGCCGAGGTTCGCATCCCTAAGGGCAGCGGGGCGGCAGCGGTGGGGCGCATCCTCGAGCAGGCTGGTCTGGTGCGCTCGGGCTATATGTTTGCCCTTTATCTGCGCTTCTCCGGCCAGGACAAAGAACTCAGGCCCGGCTACTACAAGCTCGAGGGCAAGGGCCTGCGGGCCATTGCCCTAGCCATCACCGATGAATCGCGCCCCCTTACGGTACGGATTACCTTCCCGGAGGGTTGGCGGGCAGTGGACATGGCCCAGCGCCTGAGCGAAAACAACTTGGATGGGCCTAGATTCCTCGAGCTCGTCAACAACCCCCCTCCCGAGCTGCGCCCGGCCGAGGCCAGGGGGCCCACCCTCGAGGGCTACCTCTTCCCCGCCACCTACGACTTTCCTCTCGACTACACCGCCGAGGATGTGATCCGCACCATGACCCGCCGGATGCAGCAGGAGTTTTCCCCAGCGGCCCAGGCCCGTCTGCGCGAACTGGGCCTTGAGAGCATCCACGACTGGGTCACGCTGGCCTCCATTGTGCAGGCCGAAGCCGCCAACAGCAGCGAAAAACCTGTAATCGCCGGTGTCTTCCTCAACCGCCTGGAGATTGGGATGCCCCTCCAGGCCGACCCCACCGTGGCCTACGGCCTGGGCAAGCGCCTTCCCGAACTCGATCGCAGGGCGGGCGACTTCGAAAAAGACACCCCCTACAACACCTACACCCGGCGTGGCCTGCCCCCCGGCGCCATCGGCAACCCCGGCGCCGAAGCCCTGCGCGCCGTGCTCAACCCCACCCGCACCAACGAAAAAGGCCAAAAATACCTGTACTTTTTGCACGCCCAGGGCCGTTTGTTTTTGAATGTGGACTTTGAAGGACACCTGCGCGATACGGCGCGGTACTATCGCTAA
- the ruvX gene encoding Holliday junction resolvase RuvX, with amino-acid sequence MKVIALDVGEARIGLAVGETGSPWAFGRGYLVRQNLEADLEALAALAQREGAQRFVVGLPLRTDGRPSAQAERVMALVEAMRKRGLELELLDERYTTKLGQNRLKNAPKRVRQEKGKLDEAAAIALLESYLARV; translated from the coding sequence ATGAAGGTAATCGCGCTGGATGTAGGAGAGGCCCGCATTGGCCTGGCGGTGGGGGAGACCGGATCGCCCTGGGCTTTTGGGCGGGGCTACCTGGTGCGCCAGAACCTCGAGGCCGACCTGGAAGCCCTGGCGGCCCTGGCCCAGCGGGAAGGGGCCCAGCGCTTTGTGGTGGGGCTGCCCCTGCGCACCGATGGCAGGCCCAGCGCCCAGGCCGAGCGGGTGATGGCGCTGGTAGAAGCCATGCGCAAGCGGGGCTTGGAGCTCGAGTTGCTGGATGAGCGCTATACCACCAAGCTGGGACAAAACCGCCTCAAAAATGCCCCCAAGCGCGTTCGTCAGGAGAAGGGTAAGCTAGACGAGGCGGCGGCCATTGCCTTGCTGGAGTCGTATTTGGCCCGTGTATAG